The following coding sequences lie in one Chloroflexota bacterium genomic window:
- a CDS encoding DUF3536 domain-containing protein, with translation MDRYICIHGHFYQPRRENAWLEAIEVQDSAYPYHDWNERVTAECYEPNLGSHILDAEGRIVEMVNNYAKISFDFGPTLLSWMESNAPEVYEGILNADRESQRAFSGHGSALAQAYNHMILPLANRRDKYTQVLWGIKDFEHRFGRRPEGMWLPETAVDLETLGIMAELGLRFTILAPHQASRVRPIGGRHAWHDVSDGQIDTTMAYEVHLASGRKLNLFFYHGPIARAVAFEGLLSSGTDFARRLVSVFSDKRTWPKLVHIATDGETYGHHHRFGDMALAYALQYIETNYLARITNYAEYLEHHPPTHEVRIVENTSWSCVHGVERWRGDCGCHVGPKPGWNQKWRAPLRKALDWLRDTLAPKYEAKARQLLTDPWAARNDYIQVILDRSPDSVQQFFSRHAAQELDEAEQITALKLLELQRYALLMYASDAWFFDELTGIETLQVIQYAGRVVQLAEDLFGEPIEPHFLGLFQGARSNIPEHGNGRRVYENFVKPAMLDLNKIAAHYAITSMLEEYGQREKIFCYQVDVADHKSYQAGEARLALGRARFISEITHESASLSFGVLYTDNCNITAGVQEYRGDKPYQAMLQEMTQAFSAGDFPQVIKLLDKHLGTPTYSLKSLFLDEQRQALDRILGSTAAEVEAAFRQIYEDDYPLMRSIADLGNHPPKAFRPAVAFILNADLRREVSSDSLNAERIRSLLEAAKLWSADLDAEGLSYLFEHTIERMMAKFVSTPENLSRLRNLIAGVTLARSIPYPVNLWRVQKLFYEMRWTKYPGFRRRAQKGDAAARKWVSLFLALGERLLVRVE, from the coding sequence ATGGATCGCTACATTTGTATTCACGGCCATTTCTACCAGCCGCGCCGGGAGAACGCCTGGCTGGAGGCCATCGAGGTGCAGGACTCGGCCTACCCGTACCACGACTGGAATGAGCGGGTCACCGCCGAGTGCTATGAGCCTAACCTGGGTTCACATATCCTGGACGCTGAGGGCCGGATTGTAGAGATGGTGAACAACTACGCCAAGATCAGTTTCGATTTCGGCCCCACCCTGCTTTCATGGATGGAGAGCAATGCCCCTGAGGTGTATGAAGGCATTCTCAATGCTGACCGAGAAAGTCAGAGGGCCTTCTCGGGGCACGGATCAGCCCTGGCCCAGGCATACAATCATATGATCCTGCCCCTGGCAAATCGACGTGACAAATATACGCAGGTCTTATGGGGAATAAAAGACTTTGAGCACCGCTTCGGGCGACGGCCAGAGGGAATGTGGCTTCCTGAGACGGCGGTTGATCTGGAGACGCTGGGCATCATGGCGGAGTTGGGTCTGCGCTTCACCATCCTCGCTCCCCATCAAGCCAGCCGAGTGCGCCCGATCGGCGGCAGGCATGCCTGGCATGACGTCAGCGATGGACAAATCGATACCACCATGGCTTACGAGGTGCACCTGGCTTCAGGTCGAAAGCTCAACCTTTTTTTCTATCATGGCCCTATCGCCCGAGCCGTTGCCTTCGAGGGCCTGCTCTCCAGCGGCACTGACTTTGCCCGCCGCCTCGTCAGTGTCTTCAGTGACAAACGTACCTGGCCGAAACTTGTTCATATTGCCACGGATGGAGAGACCTACGGTCATCATCACCGCTTTGGAGATATGGCCCTGGCCTATGCCCTCCAGTATATCGAGACTAATTACCTTGCCCGAATCACCAACTACGCGGAATACCTGGAGCACCACCCACCCACCCACGAGGTGCGGATTGTGGAGAACACCTCGTGGAGCTGCGTCCACGGGGTAGAACGCTGGCGGGGTGACTGCGGGTGTCATGTCGGCCCAAAGCCAGGCTGGAACCAGAAATGGCGCGCCCCTCTGCGGAAGGCCCTGGACTGGCTGCGCGATACTCTGGCCCCCAAATATGAAGCGAAGGCACGCCAACTTCTGACAGACCCCTGGGCGGCACGAAACGACTATATCCAGGTAATCCTTGACCGTTCACCGGACAGCGTCCAGCAGTTCTTCAGCCGCCATGCCGCTCAGGAGCTCGATGAGGCAGAGCAGATCACCGCTCTCAAACTGCTAGAGCTTCAGCGCTACGCCTTGCTGATGTATGCCAGTGACGCCTGGTTTTTCGACGAGCTCACTGGCATTGAAACGCTTCAGGTCATACAGTATGCCGGGCGGGTGGTTCAACTGGCAGAGGATCTCTTTGGCGAGCCCATCGAGCCTCACTTCTTGGGACTTTTTCAAGGAGCCAGGAGCAATATCCCTGAGCACGGCAATGGCCGCCGCGTCTATGAGAATTTCGTCAAGCCAGCCATGCTAGATCTAAACAAGATCGCTGCCCATTATGCCATCACTTCGATGCTTGAGGAATACGGCCAGCGGGAGAAGATTTTCTGTTACCAGGTAGATGTCGCAGACCATAAAAGCTATCAGGCAGGCGAAGCCCGGCTGGCATTAGGGCGTGCCAGGTTCATCTCAGAAATCACCCACGAGTCGGCCTCACTTTCCTTTGGCGTCCTCTATACTGACAACTGCAATATCACCGCTGGCGTGCAGGAGTACCGCGGGGACAAACCATACCAGGCGATGCTTCAGGAGATGACCCAGGCCTTCTCTGCGGGGGATTTTCCCCAGGTCATCAAACTTCTTGACAAGCACCTCGGAACCCCGACCTACTCTCTGAAGTCCCTTTTTCTTGATGAGCAACGCCAGGCCTTAGACCGCATCCTGGGGTCAACCGCGGCCGAAGTCGAAGCAGCCTTCCGTCAAATCTACGAGGACGACTATCCACTGATGCGCTCTATCGCTGACCTGGGCAATCATCCCCCGAAGGCCTTTCGGCCTGCCGTGGCATTCATCCTGAACGCTGACCTGCGGAGAGAGGTCAGCAGCGATTCTCTGAATGCCGAGCGAATCAGGAGCCTGCTGGAGGCGGCCAAACTGTGGAGCGCTGACTTGGATGCTGAAGGCCTCAGCTATCTGTTTGAGCACACCATCGAGAGAATGATGGCCAAATTCGTTTCAACTCCCGAGAACCTCTCCCGTTTGCGAAATCTAATAGCCGGAGTGACTCTGGCACGCTCCATACCTTACCCGGTGAACCTCTGGAGGGTGCAGAAGCTGTTCTATGAAATGCGGTGGACTAAGTATCCAGGGTTCAGAAGAAGGGCGCAAAAAGGGGATGCAGCGGCGCGGAAGTGGGTATCCCTATTCTTGGCCCTGGGAGAGAGACTGTT
- the glgB gene encoding 1,4-alpha-glucan branching protein GlgB gives MLEKGDKAKTRASEVETELQAVRYDVSLLTDQDLFLFNEGTHLRLYEKFGAHPLTANGVPGTYFAVWAPDARQVYVIGSFNGWDKTSYPLRPRDRSGIWEGFVPGLREETVYKYHVVSRYGGYQVDKADPFAFYSEVPPRTASIVWSLEYAWGDQEWMLKRHQRNALDAPTAIYEVHLGSWMRVPEEENRPLAYRELAPKLAEHVQRLGFTHVELLPVMEHPFYGSWGYQTTGYFAPTSRFGQPQDFMYFVDYLHQHGIGVILDWVPSHFPGDEHGLGFFDGTHLYEHADPRKGLHPDWNSFVFNYGRNEVRSFLLSSALFWLDKYHADGLRVDAVASMLYLDYSRKEGEWIPNQYGGRENLEAIAFLRRFNEEVYRHYPGVQTIAEESTAWPMVSRPTYVGGLGFGLKWDMGWMHDTLVYMTKDPVFRKYHQNELTFRMIYAFFENFVLPLSHDEVVHGKGSLLAKMPGDDFQKFANLRLMLGYMYAQPAKKLLFMGGEFGQWREWYHDESLEWHLLQYQPHLGLQKWVEDLNWLYRNESALHEMDCDAAGFEWVDCSDADSSVLSLIRKGRSRGDIFLATANFTPVPRFHYRVGAPRPGLWKEVLNSDAKEYGGSGLGNLGGVEAVGISQHGRPYSLDLTLPPLAILFFKSEAEQP, from the coding sequence ATGCTAGAAAAAGGGGATAAGGCGAAAACACGGGCATCAGAAGTGGAAACGGAGCTTCAAGCTGTGCGTTATGACGTAAGCCTGTTGACCGACCAGGACCTCTTTCTTTTCAACGAGGGCACTCATCTCCGTCTTTACGAGAAATTCGGAGCGCACCCGTTGACGGCCAACGGTGTGCCAGGAACCTACTTTGCCGTGTGGGCGCCCGATGCCAGGCAGGTGTACGTCATCGGCAGCTTCAACGGCTGGGACAAGACCAGCTATCCCCTGCGGCCCCGTGACCGATCGGGGATATGGGAAGGATTCGTTCCTGGACTGCGTGAGGAAACGGTGTACAAGTACCACGTTGTCTCTCGTTACGGTGGTTATCAGGTGGACAAGGCTGACCCCTTTGCCTTCTACAGTGAGGTCCCACCCAGGACGGCCTCGATTGTTTGGAGCCTGGAATATGCCTGGGGAGACCAGGAGTGGATGCTGAAGCGGCACCAGAGGAACGCTTTAGACGCCCCGACAGCTATATACGAGGTGCACCTGGGTTCGTGGATGCGTGTGCCAGAAGAAGAGAACCGCCCACTGGCCTACCGAGAGCTGGCGCCGAAATTGGCCGAGCATGTGCAGCGGCTAGGCTTCACCCATGTGGAACTTCTGCCGGTGATGGAGCACCCTTTTTACGGTTCGTGGGGTTATCAGACCACAGGGTACTTTGCGCCCACCAGCCGCTTCGGACAGCCTCAGGACTTCATGTACTTCGTTGACTATCTGCACCAGCACGGCATTGGCGTGATCCTCGATTGGGTGCCTTCACACTTCCCTGGTGATGAACATGGGCTTGGTTTCTTTGACGGAACGCACCTCTACGAACACGCTGACCCCAGGAAAGGCCTGCACCCCGACTGGAACAGCTTTGTATTTAACTATGGTCGTAACGAGGTGCGCAGTTTCCTGCTCAGTAGTGCCCTTTTCTGGCTGGACAAGTACCATGCAGACGGGCTACGTGTTGATGCGGTGGCCTCTATGCTCTATCTTGACTATTCGCGAAAGGAGGGCGAGTGGATCCCTAACCAGTACGGCGGGAGAGAAAACCTGGAGGCCATTGCCTTCCTGCGGCGTTTCAACGAAGAGGTGTACAGACATTATCCCGGCGTGCAAACGATTGCCGAGGAGTCTACCGCCTGGCCCATGGTGTCGCGACCCACCTATGTGGGAGGGCTGGGCTTCGGCCTGAAGTGGGACATGGGATGGATGCACGATACGCTGGTATACATGACCAAGGACCCAGTCTTCAGAAAATATCATCAAAACGAACTGACTTTTCGTATGATCTATGCCTTCTTTGAAAACTTCGTCCTGCCTCTTTCTCATGACGAGGTAGTGCACGGTAAAGGCTCGCTCCTGGCCAAGATGCCTGGTGACGACTTCCAGAAGTTTGCCAATTTGAGACTTATGCTGGGCTATATGTACGCCCAGCCTGCCAAGAAGTTGCTCTTCATGGGCGGCGAATTTGGCCAGTGGCGCGAGTGGTACCATGACGAAAGCCTGGAGTGGCATCTCCTGCAATACCAGCCACACCTCGGCCTGCAGAAGTGGGTGGAGGACCTGAATTGGCTGTACAGAAACGAATCGGCACTACATGAGATGGACTGCGACGCCGCGGGATTTGAGTGGGTGGACTGTAGCGACGCTGACAGCAGCGTCCTCAGTCTCATTCGCAAGGGGCGCTCCCGCGGCGATATCTTTCTGGCCACCGCCAACTTCACTCCGGTACCCCGTTTCCACTACCGGGTGGGCGCACCGCGCCCGGGCCTGTGGAAAGAGGTACTGAACAGTGACGCCAAAGAATATGGAGGAAGCGGCCTCGGCAACCTGGGTGGGGTGGAGGCTGTGGGGATTTCCCAGCACGGCCGTCCCTATTCCCTTGATCTGACGCTCCCACCCCTGGCTATCCTGTTCTTCAAAAGCGAGGCAGAGCAGCCATGA